Below is a genomic region from Fusobacterium canifelinum.
ATCTTTCAATCCAACTGCTGCTGCTATATCTCCACAGTATACATGTTCAATTTCTTCTCTCTTATTAGCATGCATTTGAAGTATTCTTCCCATTCTTTCTTTTTTACCTTTTGTTGAGTTAAGAACAGTAGCTCCTTTTTCAACAAAACCAGCATATACTCTGAAGAATGTTAATCTTCCAACAAATGGGTCTGTCATAACTTTGAAAGCAAGTGATGCGAAAGGTGCATCATCTGACATTTCTCTATCTATTAGAATGTCAGGATTTTTAGGATCTCTTCCTTCAACCATAGCAACATCTGTAGGTGCTGGCATATAATTTACTATAGCATCTAATAAAGCTTGAATACCTTTATTCTTAAATGCTGTTCCACAAACAACAGGAACTATTGTATTATCTATTGTAGCTTTTCTTAATCCTTTTATAATTTCTTCTTTAGTTATTTCTTCTCCACCAAAGAATTTTTCCATTAGTGCATCATCAGTTTCAACTATTGATTCAAGCATATATTGTCTTGCTTCTTCAGCTTTTTCTTGTAATTCTGCTCTAATATCTTTTACATCAAAATGTTGTCCATTGTCTGAGTCTACTGGCCAAACAATTTCTTTCATTTCTATTAAGTCTACTACTCCTTCAAATTGGTCTTCTGCACCAATAGGAATTTGTATAGGTACTGGGTTTGAACCTAATTTTTCTTTGATATCTGATACACACATATCAAAGTTAGCTCCAATTCTATCCATCTTATTAAAGAAAGCTATTCTTGGTACTTTATATTTATCAGCTTGTCTCCATACTGTTTCTGATTGTGGTTGTACACCATCAACAGCTGAGAACACTGCAACAGCTCCATCTAGTACTCTTAGAGATCTTTCAACCTCAACAGTAAAGTCCACGTGTCCTGGTGTGTCTATTATATTTATTCTGTGACCTTTCCAAAAACATGTAGTAGCAGCAGAAGTTATTGTTATCCCTCTTTCTTGCTCTTGTTCCATCCAGTCCATTGTTGCTTGACCTTCATGAACTTCTCCTAGTTTTCTTTCAACCCCAGTATAAAATAATATTCTTTCTGTTGTTGTTGTTTTCCCTGCATCGATATGGGCCATTATTCCAACGTTTCTAGTCATATCCAATGATATTTTCCTAGCCATTAAACTTTTCCTCCTCGATTATAACGAAAACATATTTTCTATATATTATACTCTATAATGTGCAAATGCTCTATTTGCTTCTGCCATTTTGTAAGTATCTTCTTTTTTCTTAATAGTTGCACCTTCATTATTTGCTGCTGCAATTAATTCTGCTGCAAGTTTTTCTATCATTCCATATTCTTTTCTTGCTCTTGTATAAGTAGTTAACCATCTTATAGCAAGTGTTTGTTGTCTATCAGCTTTAACTTCAACTGGAACTTGGTAAGTAGCTCCTCCAATTCTTCTAGATCTAACTTCTATTTGAGGTTTTATATTATCTAAAGCTTGTTTAAATACATCATAACCTTCTTGACCAGTTTTTTCTTTTATTAAATCCATTGCTGAGTAGAATATTCCTTCAGCTATTGATTTTTTACCATCTAGCATTATTGAGTTAATTACTTTAGTAACAACTTTATCAGAGTATCTTGAATCAGGTAAAACATCTCTTTTTACCGCAGCTCTTCTTCTTGACATTAAATTTTACACCTCCTTTATTATTTATTATGCGTTTTTAGCTCCGTACTTAGATCTACCTTGTTTTCTCTTTGCAACACCAGCAGTATCTAATGCACCTCTAATGATTTTATATCTAACCCCTGGCAAATCTTTTGTTCTTCCACCTCTTACTAGAACGATTGAGTGTTCTTGTAAGTTATGTCCTTCACCAGGAATATAACAAGTAACTTCGATTCCATTTGTTAGTTTTACTCTGGCAACTTTTCTTAAAGCTGAGTTAGGTTTTTTAGGTGTAGTTGTATATACTCTTATACAAACCCCTCTTCTTTGTGGGTTACCTTGTAAAGCTGGAGATTTTTTCTTCTCAGTTAATGTTTGTCTTCCTTTTTTTACTAATTGACTTAGAGTAGGCATTTTATCCTCCTTTCTTATTTTTTAATTATTTTATAATTATAACTTAGTTATTATAATCTTTTTATATTTTCTTGTCAACCTTAATTTCTTTACTTTACAATTTTTTTTATTTT
It encodes:
- the fusA gene encoding elongation factor G, with translation MARKISLDMTRNVGIMAHIDAGKTTTTERILFYTGVERKLGEVHEGQATMDWMEQEQERGITITSAATTCFWKGHRINIIDTPGHVDFTVEVERSLRVLDGAVAVFSAVDGVQPQSETVWRQADKYKVPRIAFFNKMDRIGANFDMCVSDIKEKLGSNPVPIQIPIGAEDQFEGVVDLIEMKEIVWPVDSDNGQHFDVKDIRAELQEKAEEARQYMLESIVETDDALMEKFFGGEEITKEEIIKGLRKATIDNTIVPVVCGTAFKNKGIQALLDAIVNYMPAPTDVAMVEGRDPKNPDILIDREMSDDAPFASLAFKVMTDPFVGRLTFFRVYAGFVEKGATVLNSTKGKKERMGRILQMHANKREEIEHVYCGDIAAAVGLKDTTTGDTLCAEDAPIVLEQMEFPEPVISVAVEPKTKNDQEKMGIALSKLAEEDPTFKVRTDEETGQTIISGMGELHLEIIVDRMKREFKVESNVGKPQVAYRETITQSCDQEVKYAKQSGGRGQYGHVKIILEPNPGKEFEFINKITGGVIPREYIPAVEKGCKEALESGVIAGYPLVDVKVTLYDGSYHEVDSSEMAFKIAGSMALKQAAAKAKPVILEPVFKVEVTTPEEYMGDIIGDLNSRRGMVSGMIDRNGAKIITAKVPLSEMFGYATDLRSKSQGRATYSWEFSEYLQVPASIQKQIQEERGK
- the rpsG gene encoding 30S ribosomal protein S7 codes for the protein MSRRRAAVKRDVLPDSRYSDKVVTKVINSIMLDGKKSIAEGIFYSAMDLIKEKTGQEGYDVFKQALDNIKPQIEVRSRRIGGATYQVPVEVKADRQQTLAIRWLTTYTRARKEYGMIEKLAAELIAAANNEGATIKKKEDTYKMAEANRAFAHYRV
- the rpsL gene encoding 30S ribosomal protein S12, producing the protein MPTLSQLVKKGRQTLTEKKKSPALQGNPQRRGVCIRVYTTTPKKPNSALRKVARVKLTNGIEVTCYIPGEGHNLQEHSIVLVRGGRTKDLPGVRYKIIRGALDTAGVAKRKQGRSKYGAKNA